The DNA segment aaatcaatttatagaataaaatttatactcacttatatatactattaaatattcttatttttaatctttatttatactattaaatgttattatttttaatggatGTAGAATTTCAATGAACCACAgaaattgaaataattattaTGGTGCTGACTTTGAAGGTAATAATGTTTAGAAACTAAAAGTTTGTTGTTTGTTATTTGGATGATGACATGTGAAACATTGTTGTTGTAggaaaaaaatgatttcttgATTTTGAATAACGCCAAGAAGTTAGTCTTACTAATAATGAATAAATGACTttatagaaaaagagaaaagccTTCAAAGAAGCAAGATTGATAAACGTAAAACTATGCAGTCTCtataagaaaacaaataaaatagtCCCACCGTATCTGCGAactaagtttttatttttttatttgtgtatGAGTTTATGTTAAGGAAGTATTCTTTAAAAATTGGATCTCATATGTTATACATCACTTGCTACTAAGATAATTTGTCTTTATGTTAAAATTTATGCAACATTTTCAAATagtattttttagttttttttaatctctttagGGAATGAATTCCAATGTTAACCAATTATCTCAGAATCCTTCTATTCATTACTCTAAATTTATCGACTCAGCTACATTAAAAATTCTATAAATTCACTCTCAATCACCCAATactttatttattcataaataaagGGAACCATGGTATTTGTAGTTTTTGTATATTTGTGATGTCTATTTTTAGTTCCCACTAAGAGTTTTCTAGTTTTTCTATTTAAGTTTTGGTtgaaaaattatgaattatacaAAATCTAAGTACAAAATTAGAATATACAATATATTAGTTTTCACTGGCCATGATTTGTTAAGCTAAAAGATGAATAAGAAAGAATATAAAATCTGAACCATAATTCAAAAGTAAGCTAAAATTTGAATATACTATCAACAAATGAAAGGTTTACATTTTACAGAAAATGATAACAAGATCATATACACATACAAGTATGCAAACTTGTAAATAAACTAAGTTATAGAAGAAGAAATattacacacacaaaaaatgaaatagaaaattGTGCAATCAAGATTTAAGCATGAGACCATGTAATATCCATCCCTCCCCATTGGGTCATGGGAATGCCTAAGGCTTTCCACACAGCCATTGAGGCATCAACAATGTTGTTGGCACAAGGAGGTTGATAGCCACCATGTTTATCACATCCCTTTGATGAGTCACATTCATCAACCACCATGGCCACCACACTTCTGCCATTACCACTGATGGTGATGTTGTGGAGGCACATGCTCCTGTGGTTGAACCATCCACTGGAAAGTGCCACCACAGGTGTGTAATCAGAATGATATTGGTTGTCACATTTTGAAGGGCTGTCACCATCTCCACCCTTCTCAAAGCTGTTAAGAGTGAGATATGCTTTGGTGTGACTAGACACTGGTGGTGAACATGTGTATGTGGGATATATTTTTCCAGGCACACAACATAAATCACCCTCTTCATTGCACTGCCCTGAAGGGATCTTTCCACCTTTAACTCTGCCACTGGGGTGACATTTTTCAGCTCCAATGTTCAAACAGTTTGATAGGAAGAGAAAGACCAAAAGAACAAAGGTTGCTTTTGAGAGGAAATTAATCTTCATTTTCTATGCAGATTGTTTGGTTCTACTTTGTGTTCTTTTTAGTGCATTGATGCAACAAGGAGAAGTTTATTTAAAGAGAGTTATGTTTAAACTATATGACAATTAACAGAATCCTGTAGTTGATTGTTATAGGAAGTGATGCTTTAGAAAAATGTTGGAAATAACTATGTTCTGCTTTGTTCCTTCACAAAATGACAATTAACAGTGTCCAAAAGTTTGATTATGTTTCTCACTGCACTCAATAGGTTGAGGAAACAACTAAAGGATATGTCAAAGTTTTTGTAATAATAGTAACttgtttttctaaaattaattttttacttatGAATAATTTGTGATCCTATTCCATTTTCATgaattttattgataataaaaatagaaaaattatttttattttgaattttttatttaatgacatttttattattaaactttaatttattatcgttaaaataaagtaagaaataaatataaacattaaatttaaattttatttaaaatatgttaattttaagTGTATATATATTCGAATTAATTTGATATGATTCCTATAAAAATGAGTTTGTTCgagtttttttatatgaatagaaaaatattaattttaatataatgaaGCATCgtaatttaaatataagaaaattcaataataaaaaaaatagaaattttaagttctattttaaattaataaattagtggacatcacaaaattaacaatttaaataaatattataaaccCGGAAAAAACAAATATCATAATATGTGTTATTctagattttaatatttatttaaaaatataaaaataatcattaaaatattcaaattattaaatatatatatatatatttataatattaaattaaatcaataattcaaattataatcttaacttttaatttttattattaattccCCTCGTAAGTGACTTAACCAATCAAAATTACAACTACCAAAACTTTTTCTCACTGACTGAAGCCAGCTACTTATATCAAATGCAGTTATAATATTTGGTAGTAAACCATATTAGCAAACAAAAATTATTGAGTTTTAGATCTTCCTTAACATACCCCTCTAGCTTTTCACCATCTCTCTCTGTCCCCCATTTCATCTATTCTCCTTAATGTGCATACACACCCTAGGTCTCTTTTCCTGCCTGGTTAAAGAAACACAAAGGGAAGAGACACCCTTTTTAAGACCAAGACAAGGTGCCATGTCATAAACTATTAACAGTCATCTCAATTTGAATTACACAAGAAATGTAGGGTTTTATGCAAACATTGTTTATGAATCAGGGCAACCCAGTATGGGGTACCTGCAAGACAAAATGTTCAGGGTCCACTAGAGGGAAAACCAAGGAGAAATGGGGTTACATATAGAGGAATGTGAGAGGTGTGTAGTGGTGGATTGGGGTTGTTTGTTATTAGGCAGAGAAATAAAGAAATAGTTTCTCTCGGAGCTTATGCTCTGGGATTACAGGGGTTCGTTCCTATGAGTTTTTTTACAAATATGACAATACAGAACTCCGGTCAAAACCTAATTCTATATTCAAATGACTGAGGAAACACCTAAAAACCTTGTCAATGGCTATCTAAtccaaagaggaaaaccaaaTGTTCATTCTACAGTCTTTCCTTATTACTAAATATGATAGAGTAATTAAAAGCCAAAAAAGTGACTTCAGCAATACGCATGGACAGCAAACATTACAAATCAAAACATAAATCCAGCCTGATATAATAGCATAGGTAAAATAGAAGTTCCCTAATCTTCCATAGCTTGTACAAAAGCTAGTGTAACAGGAGCCATTAAGCGAAGAAATAATAATCATGAATTATACAACTTCTACAAACTATTTGAATCATTTTTCTGAGCACCTCATTGCAATCTTTTGCTTGAACTTAAAAATTCACTCAGAAACACATTAAGGACAGCTAATATACAACTAACCAAAAGACCAGGAAAGGCCAGATTGGCTTTCACAATTTTATAATCAACCGCGAACAAAATCTATCAATCATTTCAATGATAATTTCATGAATGGGGGACATATATGTAACACTACCTGCAGAGATATCCCATCCTCCCCCCTTAAATTAGACACTAATAAACTACATTCAAAAAGATTGGAAATCACCCCACTTTAGATGCCTCCACTTGTAGATTTCAGTCCTACGTTTTTCCTCAAAAATTCAGACAACCTTGTACTGGCAGCACGACCTCTTTCTAGGCAGTGAAGATAAtcatccactacaagaaaattaaacAGAAAACTAATTAGTTCATTGTAAATAAACACCCTATTTTGATTTTATCatgttttattgttattatcattatttgCTTATTATAGGCCATCAGGCCTACCGCATACatgcattatatatatatatatatatatatatatatatatatacacacttcAATGTTTTTAGTCCTTCAATTAGGGAGGGAGTACTATTTTTTTATCCTCCAATTAAAAAAAACGTTTTTAACcctccaatttttcaaaatgatGATTCTAGTCTCTAGGCTTAGACAACGTTAGTGAGGTAGCTGATGTGACTGATGGTGTTCAAGTCCACAGATGGCATGTGGTATTTCGTTTTAGGAAGTGGAATTTCGAATTATTGTGGTAGATGTCTTAAATAATAAAACGCTAAATGCATCCATTGCAGGCTCTGCCGCTGGCTCCAGACCTTATTCATGGTTTTTCTTATAGCATCCATTACAATAGGAGAGGACCACAAGGTTTATGAATGGTATCTCTTTTCTGGTGGTGTAGTGGGCACATCCAAGGCCTCTGTGCTTCTGCGTCAATGGCTTCATCCACTGGTTATTACTCATGGAGAAGAGGGAAAGGCTATGTTTTATGGTTTTTAACTAGAGTGTGTTTTCTAATGGATGCTTGTTACCTTCCTTTCCATTTGGATTCCTGTTGCAGCTTCTGCAGTTGCTACTGCTACTGCTTTGCCATATCTAGACAAGACAGATTTTCCAAAGCTTCAGAATGGCAGGTGAAGACCACTTTAGCGGACTATCTGCCCCCTCCTTTTTTTCATCTAAAAGAAATTTGTTCATGCcttccattttttttcattagtcATTTTAGTCAAAGGATGGTGCGTCCTGTTAATTATGTGGGGA comes from the Phaseolus vulgaris cultivar G19833 chromosome 8, P. vulgaris v2.0, whole genome shotgun sequence genome and includes:
- the LOC137827124 gene encoding uncharacterized protein, whose protein sequence is MKINFLSKATFVLLVFLFLSNCLNIGAEKCHPSGRVKGGKIPSGQCNEEGDLCCVPGKIYPTYTCSPPVSSHTKAYLTLNSFEKGGDGDSPSKCDNQYHSDYTPVVALSSGWFNHRSMCLHNITISGNGRSVVAMVVDECDSSKGCDKHGGYQPPCANNIVDASMAVWKALGIPMTQWGGMDITWSHNCRPSGRIRGKKAPPGQCNQENDSDCCKEGKLYTAYECSPPLSTHTNAYLTLNSFQKGGDGGGPSECDNQYHSDDTPVVALSTGWFNHKSRCLHNITISGNGRSVVAMVVDECDSTKGCDADHDYQPPCPNNTVDASRAVWKALGVPPNEWGGLDITWSDA